One window of Medicago truncatula cultivar Jemalong A17 chromosome 2, MtrunA17r5.0-ANR, whole genome shotgun sequence genomic DNA carries:
- the LOC11416064 gene encoding dof zinc finger protein DOF2.1: MDPSCGQPQQMSSQSSMENMLGCSKEEQERKPKPQPEQALNCPRCNSTNTKFCYYNNYSLTQPRYFCKSCRRYWTKGGTLRNVPVGGGCRKNKRSSPSSSSSSKRVQDQTFAPNLNPFNNLPHSSYDHNSNDFALALARLQKQSCGQMGYDDHDVSNLGNSGMNNHSAINHGFMDAIRSGLFLGNGLHYNNNVQNMYGVYGNGDNGEVNSGNNANNNACGVSEEMMFPYDQEINNVKQEMCSGREQISESKVFGGFPWQLNGGSNIGEVESARPSWNNGFTSPWQGLLHSPLM; this comes from the exons ATGGATCCTTCTTGTGGACAACCTCAG CAAATGTCAAGCCAATCATCAATGGAAAACATGTTAGGTTGCTCAAAAGAAGAGCAAGAAAGGAAGCCAAAACCTCAACCAGAACAAGCTTTGAATTGTCCAAGATGCAACTCAACCAACACCAAATTCTGTTATTACAACAACTACAGTCTTACTCAGCCAAGATATTTCTGCAAATCTTGCAGAAGGTATTGGACCAAAGGTGGAACATTAAGGAATGTTCCTGTTGGAGGTGGAtgcagaaaaaacaaaagatcatcaccatcatcatcatcatcttcaaagaGGGTTCAAGACCAAACATTCGCACCAAATCTCAATCCCTTTAATAACCTCCCTCATTCATCTTATGATCATAATTCCAATGATTTTGCATTGGCATTAGCTAGGCTTCAAAAACAATCATGTGGACAAATGGGTTATGATGATCATGATGTTTCAAATCTAGGAAATTCAGGCATGAACAACCATTCAGCTATAAATCATGGATTTATGGATGCAATTAGAAGTGGGTTATTTCTTGGAAATGGACTAcattataataataatgttcAGAATATGTATGGTGTGTATGGAAATGGGGACAATGGTGAAGTAAATAGTGGAAACAATGCAAATAACAATGCTTGTGGGGTTAGTGAAGAGATGATGTTTCCCTATGATCAAGAAATTAACAATGTGAAGCAAGAAATGTGCAGTGGAAGGGAACAAATTAGTGAGAGTAAAGTTTTTGGTGGTTTTCCATGGCAGCTGAATGGAGGATCAAACATCGGTGAAGTTGAATCGGCAAGACCAAGTTGGAATAATGGTTTCACATCTCCTTGGCAAGGGCTTCTTCATAGTCCCCTAATGTAG